In Desulfobacteraceae bacterium, the following are encoded in one genomic region:
- the gabT gene encoding 4-aminobutyrate--2-oxoglutarate transaminase, whose product MSSPHEDLLQKRKQHVPQGPFNITPAFIREARGAVMIDVNGRELIDFAGGIGVLNVGHCHPKVVDAIKDQAEKYIHTCFHVVMYDPYVDLASRLNALAPGDFPKMTMFANSGAEAVENAVKAARYAKKRPAVIAFENAFHGRTLLTMTLTSKVKPYKLGFGPFAPEVYRMPYAYCYRCPFGLTYPACEVACADYLEDFFISNVAAESTAAVIVEPIQGEGGFITPPPEYFAKLQSICQKYDIALIVDEVQSGAGRTGKFFAIEHWGVAPDLITCAKSLAAGMPLSAVIGRQDIINAPHVGGLGGTYAGNPVSCRAALAVLEILLEDGLLERARSLGDTLLARFRDLQQRHAIIGDVRGKGPMLALELVKDRETKKPATDEAKKLVQLCYDKGLVVLSCGNFSNVIRTLMPFVITDEQLERGLAILEESLDELEKA is encoded by the coding sequence ATGTCAAGCCCCCATGAAGACCTGCTGCAAAAGCGCAAGCAGCACGTCCCCCAAGGTCCGTTCAACATTACCCCCGCCTTCATCCGGGAGGCCAGGGGAGCGGTGATGATCGATGTCAACGGCCGTGAGTTGATCGATTTCGCCGGCGGCATCGGCGTGCTCAACGTGGGACACTGCCACCCCAAGGTGGTGGACGCCATCAAGGATCAGGCCGAAAAATACATTCACACCTGCTTTCACGTGGTCATGTACGACCCCTATGTCGATCTGGCCAGCCGGCTCAACGCCCTGGCGCCGGGAGACTTTCCCAAAATGACCATGTTCGCCAACAGCGGGGCGGAGGCGGTTGAAAACGCCGTCAAGGCGGCCCGCTATGCCAAGAAACGGCCGGCCGTGATCGCCTTCGAGAACGCCTTCCACGGCCGGACCCTGCTGACCATGACCCTGACCAGCAAGGTGAAGCCCTACAAGCTGGGCTTCGGACCGTTCGCCCCGGAAGTCTACCGCATGCCCTACGCCTATTGCTATCGCTGTCCCTTCGGCCTCACCTACCCCGCCTGTGAGGTGGCCTGCGCCGACTACCTCGAGGATTTCTTCATCAGCAACGTCGCCGCCGAAAGCACGGCGGCCGTGATCGTCGAGCCGATTCAGGGCGAAGGCGGGTTTATCACACCTCCGCCGGAATACTTCGCCAAGCTGCAGAGCATCTGTCAGAAATACGACATCGCCCTGATCGTGGACGAGGTCCAGTCCGGGGCCGGCCGGACCGGCAAGTTTTTTGCCATCGAGCACTGGGGGGTTGCGCCCGACCTGATCACCTGTGCCAAGAGCCTCGCCGCGGGGATGCCCCTCTCCGCGGTTATCGGGCGCCAGGATATCATCAACGCGCCCCATGTGGGCGGCCTTGGCGGCACCTATGCCGGCAACCCGGTTTCATGCCGGGCGGCGCTGGCCGTGCTGGAAATTCTGCTGGAAGACGGGCTGCTGGAGCGCGCCCGGAGCCTGGGCGATACTCTGCTGGCCCGCTTCCGCGACCTGCAGCAAAGGCACGCCATCATCGGCGATGTGCGCGGCAAGGGCCCCATGCTGGCCCTGGAACTGGTCAAGGACCGCGAAACCAAAAAGCCCGCCACCGACGAGGCCAAGAAACTGGTGCAGCTCTGTTATGACAAGGGGCTTGTTGTGCTTTCGTGCGGCAACTTCAGCAACGTCATCCGAACGCTGATGCCCTTTGTGATCACCGATGAACAGCTGGAGCGCGGTTTGGCGATTCTGGAGGAGTCGTTGGATGAACTCGAGAAGGCCTGA
- a CDS encoding sigma 54-interacting transcriptional regulator — protein MPTDLHPPPTRPETQGIGGLDWKTFSRALLNATRHAVFVVEPGGTVVVSNRAVQGKLGLFPGTLVSATLPEFWPEISHSLSTRTDRRGIPLSHNGAALLAEISPIRWKSGVIGALCILEDVTNLKEVTRQMVAYQELNRELDAIIDSSHDGLWICDGNAQVVRINPASARINQVRAEEVLGRSMRDLVAEGFVNQSVTLRVLETRQQVNLLQQTREGRKLMLTGNPVFDRDGRLIRVVVNERDVTEIDRLQRELENQEAIKNQFRHQILEMQLAEVKANRIIARSPCFLNVLKQSLKVSSVESTVLIQGESGSGKGVIADLIHKHSNRSGHPMIKINCGAIPETLVESELFGYESGAFTGARRQGKAGYFEAADGGILFLDEIAELPLSSQVKLLHFLEDGHISRVGSTAKRRLNVRILAATNQDLKAMVAGKRFRADLYFRLHVIPLNVPPLRERRECLLALIRHFTADFARKLADAPPPRISQAALERLLAYDYPGNVRELMNICERLAVLAEGSRIEVDDLPASLSTPACGDPSEGGRWREGQSLQQIMESVEREVLAKARMRLGKQAAIAEALQINQSTVARKLQKYGL, from the coding sequence ATGCCCACCGATCTTCATCCCCCGCCGACCCGCCCCGAGACCCAGGGCATCGGGGGCCTTGACTGGAAAACCTTCAGCCGGGCGCTGCTCAATGCCACCCGGCACGCGGTCTTCGTGGTCGAGCCGGGCGGCACGGTGGTGGTCTCCAACCGAGCGGTCCAGGGCAAGTTGGGGCTTTTCCCGGGAACCCTGGTGTCGGCCACCTTGCCCGAGTTCTGGCCCGAGATCAGCCACAGCCTGAGCACCCGGACCGATCGCCGCGGCATCCCGCTATCCCACAACGGCGCCGCACTGCTGGCCGAAATCAGTCCCATCCGCTGGAAGTCGGGGGTGATCGGGGCGCTCTGCATCCTGGAAGACGTGACCAATTTAAAGGAAGTCACCCGCCAGATGGTCGCCTACCAGGAGCTCAACCGCGAGCTGGACGCCATCATCGACTCCAGCCACGACGGCCTCTGGATCTGCGACGGTAACGCCCAGGTGGTGCGTATCAACCCCGCCTCAGCGCGCATCAACCAGGTCCGCGCCGAAGAGGTTTTAGGGCGCAGTATGCGGGACCTGGTCGCCGAAGGCTTCGTCAACCAATCGGTCACCCTGCGGGTCCTGGAAACCCGCCAACAGGTCAACCTGCTGCAGCAAACCCGCGAGGGGCGCAAGCTGATGCTGACCGGCAACCCGGTTTTCGACCGGGACGGGCGCCTGATCCGGGTGGTGGTCAACGAGCGCGACGTCACCGAAATCGACCGCCTGCAGCGCGAACTGGAGAACCAGGAAGCCATCAAAAACCAGTTCCGCCACCAGATCCTGGAGATGCAGCTGGCAGAGGTCAAAGCCAACCGGATCATTGCCCGCAGCCCCTGCTTCCTGAACGTCCTCAAACAGTCCCTCAAGGTCAGCAGCGTCGAGTCGACGGTCCTGATCCAGGGCGAGTCCGGCAGCGGCAAAGGCGTCATCGCGGACCTGATCCACAAGCACTCCAACCGCAGCGGCCACCCCATGATCAAGATCAACTGCGGCGCGATCCCCGAGACCCTGGTGGAGTCCGAACTCTTCGGCTATGAGAGCGGGGCCTTCACCGGTGCCCGCCGCCAGGGCAAAGCGGGCTATTTCGAGGCCGCCGACGGCGGCATTCTGTTTCTGGATGAAATTGCCGAGCTGCCGCTCTCCTCCCAGGTCAAACTGCTGCATTTCTTAGAAGACGGCCATATCAGCCGGGTGGGCTCAACCGCCAAGCGCCGGCTCAATGTCCGCATTCTGGCGGCCACCAACCAGGACCTGAAAGCCATGGTGGCCGGGAAACGCTTCCGGGCCGACCTTTATTTCCGGCTGCACGTGATCCCCCTCAATGTGCCGCCCCTCAGAGAGCGCCGGGAATGCCTGCTGGCCCTGATCCGGCACTTCACCGCGGATTTCGCCCGCAAGCTGGCGGACGCCCCCCCGCCGCGAATCTCACAAGCGGCCCTCGAGCGCCTTTTGGCCTACGACTACCCCGGCAATGTCCGCGAACTGATGAACATCTGCGAGCGCCTGGCGGTTCTGGCCGAGGGCAGCCGCATCGAGGTCGACGACCTGCCCGCAAGCCTCAGCACCCCCGCCTGCGGTGACCCAAGCGAGGGCGGCCGCTGGCGCGAAGGTCAGAGCCTGCAGCAGATCATGGAAAGCGTCGAGCGCGAGGTCCTCGCAAAGGCCCGCATGCGCCTCGGCAAACAGGCGGCGATTGCCGAAGCGCTCCAAATCAACCAGTCGACGGTGGCCCGCAAACTTCAGAAATACGGCTTGTAG